The Cellulomonas shaoxiangyii sequence CCGGGTTGTCGGCGAACGCCGACGTGGTCGCGTGCTGCGCGCCCAGGCCCTCGAACAGCAGGTGCAGGATCAGCAGCCGCATGCGCGTGCCGATGCCCTTGTGGTGGTGCTCGAGGCCGAGCCACGAGCCCGTCTCGGCGCTGCGCGTGATCGCGAAGTCCTTGGCGTACATGCCCTGCGTGCCCACCGGGACGCCGTCGTGCAGCACGGCGAGCTCGATGGCCCAGTCGGCGGGCGTCGTGCGCTGGCGCAGGCCCCACTGGTACGTCATGACGCTGCGCGCGACCTGCACGGGGGTGCCGCGCGTCCACGGCACGAGGAACGGCATGTAGTCCGGGGGGTGCACGCCGCGGGCCGCGAGCCGGGCGAGGTCGAAGAGCATCCGGTCGTCCGGGGCGCGCAGCTCGAGGTCCCCGCTGCGCACGCGCACACCCAGCAGCGGCCAGATCTCGACGTCGGTCAGCGGTGGGGGCGCGTCCTGCTCGGGTGCCGTCATCCGCGCAGGGTGGCGGCTCGCGCGGGGCCGGGTCAACCGGGATCGCGGCGCCCCCCCTCCCGGCGGTGCCGCACGGACGCCACGGCGGCGCCGCACGGACGCCACGAGGGCGCCGCACGAGACGTGCGGCGCCCTCGTCGTGCGTCCGGACCGCCCCCGCGTCGGACGCACGCACCGTCGGCCCTTCACGGGCCGCAGCGGTGGTGGTTCGGTCCCGATCCGGCGACTCGGGGGTCGAGCCGGACCGGGACCCGTTCGGTGTCAGCCCACGGTGCAGGCCGTGCCGTTCACGGTGAACGACGTCGGGGCCGGGTTCTGGCCGGTGTGCGACCCGTTGAAGCCCACCTCCACGGACGCCCCCGGTGCGAGCGTGGTGTTCCACGCGGCGCCGGTGGCCGTGACGCGGGTGCCGGACTGCGCCCACGTGGCGGACCAGCCCTGCTGGAGCCTCTGCCCGCCCGTCAGGTCGAACGCGAGCGACCAGGTCAGCGGCGTGGAGCCGGTGTTGGTCAGCCGCACCGCGGCCGTGAACCCGCTGCTCCAGCTGTTCGCCGAGTAGCGGACCGCGCAGCCCGCGGGGGTGGGCGGCGGCGTGGGGGTCGCGGTCGGCGACGCGGTCGGGAAGCCGTCGACGATCTCGATGTCGGTCGACACCCAGGGGGACGTGCGGCCGTCCGCGGCGACCGCACGCACGCGCAGGACGTACCGGCCGTTCCTCAGGTCGTAGAACGTCGCCGTCCGCTCGGTCACCCGGAGCGTCTGCCCGCCGACGACCTCGACGTCGTACGAGACGGCCGGCGCGCCGGTGGCCGCGGCGTCCCACGTGGCGTCGACGGTCCCCAGGCTGCGCAGCCGGTAGGCCAGGTTCGTCGGGGAGCCGACGGGTGCCGGCGTGGCCGTGGGCGTGGCTGTGGGCGTCGGCGTGGGGGTGACCGTGGGCGTCGCCGTCGGGGTCGGCGTGGGCGTCGTCCCGCCCGGCTCCGTGCCCCACACGAGGCGACCGGCCTCGTACAGCGTGATCGCCGCGGTCTTCACCGGGTCGCCCGTGGCGGGCAGGCCGGCGAAGGACGGGTCGTTCGCGGCGTTCCACGACGCTCCCCCGCTGACCCGGAACTGGATCTCGCGGCGGTGCTGCGACTGGCCGCCCGGGTGGATGTTCTGCCCGGCGCACGCGATCTCGGCGTAGTACAGGTTCCCGCCGGCGTGCCGCACCACGGTCGGCTGCGTGCCGCACTCGCTGTAGTTCGTCGAGACGGTCAGCCCGGACGCGGCGTCGGAGCCGTCGAGCGTGAACCAGTACCGGATCGACGCGTCGCGCAGGGACCGCGCCGGGAAGGCGGACCGGTTCCGGATGATCGCCTTGACCTCGGTGAACGTGCCGCCCGCGGGCTGGTTGAGCTTCGCCTCGACGAACAGCTCGTCCTGGTCGGGCTTCTCGGCGACGGGGAAGCCCGCCAGCGGCGTGCCGCCGTACTCCTCGGTCAGGCGCGCGAGAGCGCTGGTGAACCCGGCGTTGTAGTCGGTGGCGACCTCGTTCGCGACGTAGTCGGAGCGGCTGTCCGTGTACGCGTCGTTGGGCGAGCCGGGCCCGCCGACGAGCGCGCCGTACAGCACGTGCCGCGTCTCGGCGGGCTGCGTGAGCGAGTCCAGCCACGAGCCGTGCGCGGTGCGGTGGTGCGGGTTCTGCGGCGGGTTGGCGCCGAAGCCGACGACGTACG is a genomic window containing:
- a CDS encoding glycoside hydrolase family 9 protein; amino-acid sequence: MPRPARASRSLWAGAAALAVAAGAVTVPLSAASAAPAYNYAEALQKSMFFYQAQRSGDLPEDFPVSWRGDSGLQDGADVGEDLTGGWYDAGDHVKFGLPMAFTATMLAWGAIESPQGYTKAGQLDELKDNLRWVNDYFVKAHTAPNELYVQVGKGDDDHKWWGPAEVMTMARPSYKITASCPGSDVAAETAASLASASVLFRQDDPAYASTLLTHAKQLYTFADTYRGKYSDCVTDAQSFYRSWSGYQDELVWGAYWLYEATGDAAYLAKAEAEYDKLSNENQTTTKSYKWTVAWDDKSYAAYALLAMETGKQKYVDDANRWLDYWTVGVNGARVSYSPGGMAVLDSWGALRYAANTSFVALVYSDWLTDPVRKARYHDFGVRQIHYALGDNPRKASYVVGFGANPPQNPHHRTAHGSWLDSLTQPAETRHVLYGALVGGPGSPNDAYTDSRSDYVANEVATDYNAGFTSALARLTEEYGGTPLAGFPVAEKPDQDELFVEAKLNQPAGGTFTEVKAIIRNRSAFPARSLRDASIRYWFTLDGSDAASGLTVSTNYSECGTQPTVVRHAGGNLYYAEIACAGQNIHPGGQSQHRREIQFRVSGGASWNAANDPSFAGLPATGDPVKTAAITLYEAGRLVWGTEPGGTTPTPTPTATPTVTPTPTPTATPTATPAPVGSPTNLAYRLRSLGTVDATWDAAATGAPAVSYDVEVVGGQTLRVTERTATFYDLRNGRYVLRVRAVAADGRTSPWVSTDIEIVDGFPTASPTATPTPPPTPAGCAVRYSANSWSSGFTAAVRLTNTGSTPLTWSLAFDLTGGQRLQQGWSATWAQSGTRVTATGAAWNTTLAPGASVEVGFNGSHTGQNPAPTSFTVNGTACTVG
- a CDS encoding GNAT family N-acetyltransferase, whose product is MTAPEQDAPPPLTDVEIWPLLGVRVRSGDLELRAPDDRMLFDLARLAARGVHPPDYMPFLVPWTRGTPVQVARSVMTYQWGLRQRTTPADWAIELAVLHDGVPVGTQGMYAKDFAITRSAETGSWLGLEHHHKGIGTRMRLLILHLLFEGLGAQHATTSAFADNPGSSGVTRKIGYRENGVAYQAREGGPVESRLYVLERADWDARRDDLRLDVQMEGVDALREQLGLAEPTP